From the genome of Alphaproteobacteria bacterium:
CTGGCCGCCGCCGGTGCGGTGCGCCGTTTTCATGCTCCGCAGGGCTACCAACCCTACGAGAGCGAACCCTGGGCCGGCGGCCGGGCCGAACGCCGGGTCATGCCCGTTGGCGTCGCCGGCCTCTATGTGCCGGCCGGCACGGCGCCGCTGATCTCCACCCTGGTGATGCTGGCGGTGCCGGCCTTGCTGGCCGGTGTGCCGCGCATCATCGTGTTGAGCCCGCCTTGCGGGTCATACGATTCGGGCGGAATCCACCCGACCGTTCTGGCGACGGCGGCCCTGCTCGGCCTTGACGAAGTCTATGCGGTGGGCGGCGCCCACGGCATCGCCGCGCTGGCCTATGGCGCGGCCGGACTGCCCCGAGCCGACCGTATTTTCGGCCCCGGCAATGCCTGGGTCGCCGCTGCCAAGACCCTGGTGGCGCAGGAGCCAGGCGGACCGGCCATAGACCTGCCGGCCGGTCCCAGCGAAGTCATGGTCATCGCCGACGATTCGGCCGATGCCCACTTCATCGCCGCCGATCTGCTGAGCCAGGCGGAGCACGACCCGCTGGCTCAGGTGTTGCTGGTCGCCCGCTCCGCTGACTTTGTCGGCCGCGTGGACGACGCCCTCGACCGGTTCCTGGCCGACCTGCCGCGCGCCGCCATCGCCCGTGCGTCCCTGCGCCACGGCCGCGCCATCATCGTCGCCGACGACGCTGCCGCCGTGACCGTTGCCAACACATACGGCCCCGAGCACCTGATTATTCAGACCACTCACCCACGCCCCCTTGCCGATGCCATAGACCGGGCCGGCGCCATCTTCATCGGGCCGTGGTCGCCGGAGGCGGCCGGCGATTATGCGGCCGGCCCCAACCATGTACTGCCGACCGGCGGCGCGGCGCGCGCCTATGGCGGACTGACGGTGGAGATGTTTCAGCGCACCTGCACCGTGCTGGATCTGTCGGCCGCGGCGGCTTCGGCCATGGCCCCCACCGTGGAGCGGCTGGCCGCCCTGGAGGGGCTGCAGGCTCATGGGCTGGCCATGCGGCTCAGACGCGAAAAGGCCGCGCCATGACGGCGCGTCTGGACCTGTCGCGATCACCTGACGACCACGCCGCGGAGGCGCGCGCCGAGCTGCTCGGCCGGGCTGCCGCTCTGCTCAACCTGGCCGTGGACCAACTGGTGCTGGCCAGCAGTCCGGCGGATGCCCGTCGCGCCTGCACCGCCGCCGGCGTGACACTGGCGGCGGACCGCGCGGCAGACGGGCCGCTTGCGGTCGCCCGTCCATCTGCGGCTGCACCCTGCCTCTACCGGCTGGGACCGGTTGACGCACCGCTGGTGGTCATTGTCGCCGGTGATAGCGCCGCCGCCGGACGCATCAGGGACCATCTGTCACCACCGGCCGCCTGCCTGGTATCGGCCGCCGGCGATGCCCTGTCGCCGGGCGCCCTGCTGGCGGCGGAGGCGGCGGCACACGAACGCCGCCGGGCCCTGCAGCCGGTGTACGCCCTGCTTGCGGCAGAGCCCGCTGTCAGCGCCTGTACCATTGCGGCCGATGGGCTTCTGCTTACCGGTCGTGACGGCGACACT
Proteins encoded in this window:
- the hisD gene encoding histidinol dehydrogenase, translating into MRLNRLHWDKADAKERAAALARPAATTDAMADAAAIVGDVRRRGSVAVHEYSRRLDGYDAADFRVPEAALEAAGAALPAADRDAILAAAGAVRRFHAPQGYQPYESEPWAGGRAERRVMPVGVAGLYVPAGTAPLISTLVMLAVPALLAGVPRIIVLSPPCGSYDSGGIHPTVLATAALLGLDEVYAVGGAHGIAALAYGAAGLPRADRIFGPGNAWVAAAKTLVAQEPGGPAIDLPAGPSEVMVIADDSADAHFIAADLLSQAEHDPLAQVLLVARSADFVGRVDDALDRFLADLPRAAIARASLRHGRAIIVADDAAAVTVANTYGPEHLIIQTTHPRPLADAIDRAGAIFIGPWSPEAAGDYAAGPNHVLPTGGAARAYGGLTVEMFQRTCTVLDLSAAAASAMAPTVERLAALEGLQAHGLAMRLRREKAAP